Part of the Solanum stenotomum isolate F172 unplaced genomic scaffold, ASM1918654v1 scaffold17555, whole genome shotgun sequence genome, gtTACTCAACTTTTGTAGTAAAAatgttgctatttttttttttttattattatttttgtaataaaaaaacaaactttactCAAGTATCACagaagaaaacaatgaaaatcgGAACACGCtataatcatttaaattttattggacatataaaatgatttgaattctatcaaattcaaatatatcatCCAATAAATTATAgactataatttaattatataagtttcaataaatataaatttaattcaagaatatTGATTGACATGCGATAAAATTGACATTGTTTTAAgccaaatattttatttaacaaattAAGCCTTCAAAATATGACGTtcagaccatctccaacccacctctgttttactctccattctctatatttgaagagtaaaatagagaatggacACTCCAACCAACCTCCATCTCACTCTCTATTCTTCATATTTAGAGAGGTGAATAATAGTTCtccactctctatttcactttttgaatattttattattatttctattactttctaattaacatattattttgcatataatatcattaattaaatatctaatattcataattctttttaaatgtaNTTCATCTTACTCTCTATTCTTCATAtttagagaggtgaatagtagttctccactctctatttcactttttgaatattttattattatttctattactttctaattaacatattattttgcatataatatcattaattaaatatattcataattctttttaaatgcaatataatatttaatatttactacttcatcccgaattaatagtattttaactttttctaaatttcgtcaataatataatttgattttattattaactttcactataaagaatacataaaattaaaatgataagatgaaaaattGTTCAAACTATTTGTGATCCACGttttcaaaagaagaaatatttcgCGATGAAACAAGAATCGTACCGAAAAGATGTTGAACGTGCATTCGGAGTTTTGCAATTATTGCATGATAATCACGTTTTTGGAGAAAGGAAGtgctacatgatataatgactaaatgtattatactgcacaacatgataattgaggatgaaAGTGATCTTAATGCATCAATTCAAGATATTGTAGAGGCTCCAATTCCAACGACAAAAATTGTGGTAAATGAAAATCTCCGGTTagaacaatttttagctagacatacaaaaattaaggacaaaaatgctcattttgaactccgtaatgcattaatatAGCATTTATGGAAGCAatgtaataatttcaaaaattgagtgtttatgtaattgtatttcacttttatttgaatttgtccattaatttgtatattatataatattttcttgcaatttatgttatttaaaaattcagattaaattttaatttgaaaaaataaaattttatatcacatgaaattatataaagtaattattaggaaaaagaaataaaggatttattttatgaaataagaaaataagaatgaaatagaaataataatataatattgaagagaaagaaaaaagattcttttttagagagtaaaatatgAAATTGAGTTGGAATTAATTAtcagaaaaaatagagaactctatatttagAGAGTGAAATAGAATGTAGGGTTGAAGATGCCCTCATGAGACATTTCCTTAAAAATCTCTAATACAATTCCATTGattaatatgaatatatgaTAATGAATATACATAATGATACcttcatatttttcatacatattttttttcaatgacACCTTAATTATTTCTACCGAATATCTGTTATATCTAACTAATAAGAGtaggacaaataaattgaagcggaaaaataataatattttttttacagtaaATTTTTTGTAGTAAAGCTCAGATTCCAAGATGTGTGGCatggttcaattttttttgaatttcagtTACAGTGCGTCAGATAATTACGGCATTTCTTGTTTGGTCTGAAAAGTTCTAATCAAACAATGTTTCACTCGTCACAAAATCATGTGATCTTTTTCACCATTTAATTTGgacaataattttttgaaaaaaaaaagtttgtttaAAGTTCCAAGAATATATCAACTTGTACAAATTTATTCTGCCTAACAAAATCATACTCTTTTCAATCATAATTATTAGGAAATACTTACTTTAAACCTCGAAAACACTTTTAAATTCGATGTAAATTATTAgtgttattattaaattattaatagcCTTAAAAAGACTTCTGATCTTGTAATATAAGTGAAATATATATTCCTAAATTCTTGTCAAATTTAGAgtgttttcaacatttttctctACTTTTTATTAAGAAACTTATGTTCCTATAAGACTTTGAGACCACTTGTTATATCATATTGCAGATCGGAGGtatatctaagtttagttaatcaagtataactatatttttaaaattatcaataatttaaagacgaaattgataatttatgctaaattttattatgttttcaatacttcttaCGTTGAACttgttttggattttttttttggaaccaACAATTGAAGATATACACAACAATATCAGAAGTAGACGTACAAAGACAATTCGTTTATAAAACGGTGACtactattctttttattttatttatttatttattattaatcttattttctttttatttttattaaactttGAAAGTTGGTATCGGTTGCCATTTGAAATAGCATTCTTTATAATAGTAACATTTTATCATATAACAATCACTTCCTTTTTTTGGAACTGATTTTCGTGTTATATTTATTATACGTTAACTATATATCACTACATAGCAGCTAGAAAATATCCGAACAAACAATATGTTAACGACATTTCGTTATAACAGCTAAACAATATCTAGACAAACAACCGTTATAGAAATGTTCAACTATATTCCCACTTTATTTTAATGATACTAATATTTGTGTTTCAACTTTTAATATTCTGATAATAAAtctgaaatagaaaaagaaaattgtttgaAAAAGACTCTTGATTTCTTAAAAGAACTTTCACAATAACAAGGAGAATACTAATGATGTCTAAGTTATTACAAGTACACACTTGATATAATGAGGATTACTCCTTccaattaggaaaaaaaaaataacacaaagtttggttacatatttttctttttttgattgaATATTCTAATTAAATTCATCATACTTTTGCATCACTATTTTGGGTGTTAGGTATTTCCTTCTCATATGGCTTCTCTAATTCCATCTCTACTCTTCCATCTTCCTcacctttcttgatttgtcctTTGTTTTCCCTATAAATGGCATACAATATCAATTGTGCTGTTCCTAGAAAACTTCCAACTCCATTTGGTACCTGTAAAAATTCATAACATAACAAGATTTAACATCGAGTTTATCTGAATCTAATACTAATTAAGCTCAATACTAAAATCCCTGAGAATTGAACTCATAGAACTTATAAAATCCTGAACCCGTCTCTATTAAATGGTATACATTAAAGTGAAAATACATAGTTTTCAATAAAATgttatatatacacacaacaTATATAGATATTGAGTGTATATATGGGATAcgagttttaaaaaaagtcaattTTACCCCTCATGACCATATGATAAAAGTTGAAAGAAATGTAAGATTATAGTGTGCTTACTGCAATGAAAGGGTcttttccaagcaatccatagACAAACCATGAGGTGccacaaagaaaaacaaacaaggACAAGAAGAAAGGCATGTACTCCACACTTTTAGTCTTGATCACTAGCCTCTGCCAAAATAGGAAATACATTAATAACAACAAATTACATGAAATATACTCGACAAGTTATTTAACCAAACAAGAAGATAAGCATTGTCAACAAAAGTAGCTTGAAATGATTTATAGGACAATGAGTAGTCTATTCAATGAAAAAGCAAAGTTATTTAAGATAAagtattgttttttattttctccataGGATTCGATATCTTAAACCTTCTAGACCGACTAATCATATATGTATTGAGTCCAATCAAAAGGATAAAGCAGTCCATATCAAAGAATGTTTATTAGGAACTCAATATCTAGGttaaaagcaacaaaaaatcaaaatttagggTAATAATTTACTAATGGTCACATTTAAATTCACTAGTAAAACTTTTGAATATTGACTTGAATTTTTCTCTTAGTAAAATTTAGAATTTCATGACGATacttattttcctaaaataGGATAAAAAAGTAGCCAGCAAGCGCTATTTCTATCGAAATTTATTAGTCCTACTACACCTCTTACCCTGTTCTATCTACACACAATATCGCTACACGTTAGTCATTTGATATCTGAAACCTACTAGTCCGACTAATTAGCGGGAATAAACGCTTCGTATCAAGAGAGGTAAGATTTAAAGATACATACCATAATTGACAAAGGAGAACCATACATAATGATGGAAAAAATAGCAGCAGCAAAGCCACTAAAGACCTTTCTTTTATTGCTATGAAGAGCTAACATTGAGACCAATGCAACAGTTGAGAAGatagaaaggacaacaaatagAATTCCAGAGATTTTTGCTTTTTCCTTCTTTGGTGCAAATATGAGAAAAACTAACACATAGAATGCCTCAAGTCCTGCTCCTGTGCCATTGATAATTGATACCAACATGTTGTTTGGTGACACAAATGGTAGACCATACCTATTACAAAAAATCCATCAATTTTTTATCAATCACATACTCATTCTGTCGTCAATTCGTTTGTCctactaattttctttttaaaaaaatgtttctttcccttttttcttttaatttcaactttttcatacatatcttttgaatatataCTTTGACACTTGAAAGGTGAAACacattttatttatcttcttaACCCAGGGCAAAGCTAGACAATTCGGCTGAACTCGATAACTTTGATccaaatatattgtatttatcacaaactaaataacttaaaaagttttttttttttcaaaagagtaTGGATGGAGGTCACTTATAAGTTGTAATGAGTTTTTTAAACCTAGCTCTTTACAAATTTAACACCCACACCTTGTATAGAATTCTGCTTTTTTGACTATTCAACAGGGGAAAATTGTTTCAATAAAAGGGGGAGCAAGTTAAAAGATTTGACTACAAGGTCAAAATAAGTcaaattttcttaaaagaaaagaacatatatatatttgtttgcttaattgaagaaaataatcTTACCAAGTAGAGAGCAAGCAATTGAGAAGTGTCATTACATATGGTATGCCTGAGAATTGCTCTGTTGACTTATTCATAATAACCCTCTTGAATGTTATCCTATacaatcaaaatgaaaaaaaagtttagTACAACTTGTATGCACCTCAACTATTTGACGAAACTTATTATCAGGATAAAATCAGATAACTTTGTCCACAAAgtaatatttcattttaaatattgaaagaaaattACAAGGAGGCTTACATTGGAGCTAAGAAGAGAAACAAGCCAGTAATATTGCCTATTCCAAGAAACAAATAAGAACAAGTCATGAAAAAAGAATCCATAATATAAATCCAAGAAAAGTAAAGTGAAAAATAGAAATGAGAACTCATACCAAAAACCCCAAACAAAGTGTGGAGAATTTTGATGATTGCCATAGCTAgaagtttttaattttctattcaaGAAAGATATTGTGTTGAGAAGGGAAACGGTAGTGTATATGTAGAAAAAACATGTTAGGATTATAGGGAAGAGatatatttatgtgtttttttattattatgtataaATAGAGCCAAAAACAAACAGGTTGGCAAAAAGAAACAATCTTTTTGCTTTCGTATTTTTCCAGCATGTTAGTATACGTGTTGTATTGGTAGTAGTACCTAGCTAGTATGAGATGAGGTCCTTATCCTTCTCTTTTTTAGTGATGTCTCCTCAACCTAACCCTTAAACCGAATGACGTTAGATGgactaagaatattttttactGTGATTAATGTCTTTTTAACCTAACCCTTCAATCGAGTGGTGCTAgacggattaaaaatatttcttttgatgATGTCTCTTCAACCTAATCTTTCAATTGAATGACGCTAGACGGACCAAAGATAACCCTTTTGGTAATATTTCATTAACCAAACCCCCAAACCAAATGACACTAGACAGATTAAAAATATGCCTTTGGGTGATGTTTCGTCAACCTAACCCCCTAATTCATGAATGACGCTAGAAAGACTAAGGA contains:
- the LOC125850536 gene encoding bidirectional sugar transporter SWEET1-like, which produces MAIIKILHTLFGVFGNITGLFLFLAPMITFKRVIMNKSTEQFSGIPYVMTLLNCLLSTWYGLPFVSPNNMLVSIINGTGAGLEAFYVLVFLIFAPKKEKAKISGILFVVLSIFSTVALVSMLALHSNKRKVFSGFAAAIFSIIMYGSPLSIMRLVIKTKSVEYMPFFLSLFVFLCGTSWFVYGLLGKDPFIAVPNGVGSFLGTAQLILYAIYRENKGQIKKGEEDGRVEMELEKPYEKEIPNTQNSDAKV